The following proteins are co-located in the Sphingobacteriia bacterium genome:
- a CDS encoding aminoglycoside phosphotransferase family protein has translation MTFKKDWEKTEEHINIPSPSYIDQMVAIAFPEKKLISYTLISGGCANLNFKINLENDEEYVLRIYIRDKNAAYLEQNITDLVKETLPVPEVYFVGNYKDYRFAIIKYIKGITLRELLLNYPLKEWENVMVEVGKILSSFQKFKFPKSGEFNKNLEIKEELFNIKEFVFECLKNKEVTKCLEKEDIVAIKQILNNYNDLLKNFSPYLVHGDFDPSNILVDKINDKWYVSGILDWEFAHSDNWLMDVANMLRYAHYMPDTFQKSFIKGIEEQGIKLPENWYVIASIYNIASILDIMATKPLDDTPKICKDVCELIKDIVLKLS, from the coding sequence ATGACTTTTAAAAAGGATTGGGAGAAAACGGAAGAACACATTAATATACCATCTCCATCTTATATTGACCAAATGGTGGCAATAGCTTTCCCTGAAAAAAAACTTATTTCATACACCCTTATTTCAGGCGGATGCGCTAACCTAAACTTTAAAATCAATTTAGAAAATGATGAAGAATATGTTTTACGAATATATATTAGAGATAAAAATGCAGCTTATCTTGAACAAAATATAACTGACCTTGTTAAAGAAACACTTCCTGTTCCAGAGGTCTATTTTGTTGGCAACTATAAAGATTATCGCTTCGCCATTATAAAATATATTAAAGGAATAACTTTAAGAGAATTATTATTAAATTACCCATTAAAAGAATGGGAAAATGTTATGGTCGAAGTTGGAAAAATTTTATCCTCGTTCCAAAAATTTAAATTTCCGAAATCCGGAGAATTTAATAAGAATCTAGAGATTAAAGAAGAATTATTTAATATTAAAGAATTTGTATTTGAATGTTTAAAAAATAAGGAAGTAACAAAATGTCTTGAAAAAGAAGATATAGTTGCAATTAAGCAAATTTTAAATAATTATAATGATCTCTTAAAAAATTTTTCTCCTTATCTTGTGCATGGTGATTTTGATCCTTCCAATATATTAGTAGATAAAATAAATGATAAATGGTATGTGAGCGGAATTTTAGATTGGGAATTTGCTCATTCTGATAATTGGCTTATGGATGTTGCAAATATGTTAAGATATGCTCATTATATGCCAGATACTTTTCAAAAATCTTTTATTAAGGGTATTGAAGAGCAAGGTATTAAATTACCAGAAAACTGGTATGTAATTGCTTCAATTTATAATATAGCTTCAATACTTGATATTATGGCAACAAAGCCTTTGGATGATACACCTAAAATATGTAAAGATGTCTGTGAACTTATTAAAGATATTGTTTTAAAATTAAGCTAA
- a CDS encoding GNAT family N-acetyltransferase, whose translation MKKTYKFNKLSNAEAHFELTESNELHVLIRTDNLYLEPVKEEDITPYHEKLFGNSTVMKSFVTGITQELSEVQNTVKIWVERWKNNNPFSSLTVTRIDDDKFVGQVNLGPGIKDKIPGTAEISYTVNPEVAGCGFGSEAVRAVFDYAEKLSEMKFEVNGGGFREIIATALPNNYKSIKILENCGMKFEKEINAHGSIRNFYRKNFTVASIANK comes from the coding sequence ATGAAAAAAACATATAAATTTAATAAATTATCTAACGCTGAAGCTCATTTTGAGCTAACTGAAAGTAATGAACTTCATGTGTTAATTAGAACAGATAATTTATATTTAGAACCAGTAAAAGAAGAAGACATTACCCCTTACCATGAAAAACTATTCGGTAATAGTACAGTCATGAAAAGCTTTGTTACCGGAATTACCCAAGAATTATCTGAAGTTCAAAATACGGTTAAAATATGGGTAGAAAGATGGAAAAATAATAACCCATTTAGCTCTCTTACTGTAACACGTATTGATGATGATAAATTTGTCGGACAAGTAAATTTAGGCCCTGGCATTAAAGATAAAATTCCTGGCACTGCAGAAATTAGTTACACTGTTAACCCTGAAGTTGCAGGGTGCGGATTTGGAAGTGAAGCTGTACGAGCAGTATTTGATTATGCAGAAAAATTATCTGAAATGAAATTTGAGGTTAATGGTGGTGGATTTAGAGAAATAATCGCAACTGCACTTCCTAATAATTATAAATCAATAAAAATATTAGAAAATTGCGGAATGAAATTTGAGAAAGAAATTAATGCCCATGGTAGCATTAGGAATTTTTATCGCAAAAATTTTACTGTAGCATCTATAGCTAATAAGTAA
- a CDS encoding GNAT family N-acetyltransferase yields MKETVKKLIHERFNNNGYVIITEKQKLYCRPFNPNDIDLIKEIYSDLKCRILLVGDENRSEQQLTEWIDNVISRYKDCGLSFYVVCKKEEKLGIVGLGEFNIDPETKLSYTSIHYAFPVRSHKKGYCSEICEELVRFVVKDLNIDCIHAQTLSYNKVSQLILRRLGFEPNGKQNCPDNYKDEYVTKFLLTHESYKQALMKEKISVNSKLHDNSRDFRKLIKKDYKKWYRNREDVKSNAIFYKRIINYLNLTSPSGSIKNL; encoded by the coding sequence ATGAAAGAAACCGTTAAAAAGTTAATACATGAGCGTTTTAATAATAACGGTTATGTAATTATAACCGAAAAACAAAAACTTTATTGCCGCCCCTTTAATCCAAACGATATTGATCTAATTAAAGAAATTTATTCTGATCTTAAATGCCGTATTTTATTAGTTGGAGATGAGAACCGTAGTGAACAACAATTAACTGAATGGATAGATAATGTGATTAGCCGTTATAAAGATTGTGGTTTATCATTTTATGTAGTATGTAAAAAAGAAGAAAAGTTAGGTATAGTAGGTTTAGGAGAATTTAATATAGATCCTGAAACTAAGCTTTCTTATACTAGCATTCATTATGCTTTCCCTGTTCGCTCACATAAGAAAGGTTACTGCTCTGAAATTTGCGAGGAATTAGTAAGATTCGTTGTAAAAGACTTAAATATTGATTGCATACATGCTCAAACCTTATCATATAACAAAGTTTCTCAATTAATTTTAAGAAGACTTGGTTTTGAGCCTAATGGAAAACAAAATTGTCCAGATAATTATAAAGATGAGTATGTAACTAAATTTTTACTTACACATGAATCTTATAAGCAGGCATTAATGAAAGAAAAAATATCGGTAAATTCTAAGCTTCATGATAATTCAAGAGATTTTAGAAAACTTATAAAAAAAGATTATAAAAAATGGTATAGGAATAGAGAAGATGTTAAATCAAATGCAATTTTTTATAAAAGAATTATAAATTATCTAAATTTAACATCTCCTTCTGGCAGTATTAAAAATTTATAA
- a CDS encoding GNAT family N-acetyltransferase: protein MLDITFRKPTLDDKEIIFSWLDKPHVHEFWDNSIDHRNDINNFLEGRVTPSNYFNGIFTYWMGLINNEPFSFLLTSEIIINEDISEVWKNHMSKSGKTITIDFCIGNEKFLGKKLASPTLEAFTKFYYEEVDEKANTFFIDPDENNPKAKHVYKKAGFKEVANFAFEKGVFEGNKASLMMKKLS, encoded by the coding sequence ATGCTTGATATTACCTTTAGAAAACCTACCTTAGATGATAAAGAAATAATCTTTTCTTGGCTTGATAAACCTCATGTTCACGAATTCTGGGATAATAGTATTGATCACCGAAATGATATAAATAACTTTTTAGAAGGACGAGTAACGCCTTCCAATTATTTTAATGGTATTTTTACATATTGGATGGGTTTAATAAATAATGAACCGTTTAGTTTTCTTCTTACTTCTGAAATTATAATCAATGAAGATATTTCTGAAGTTTGGAAAAATCATATGTCAAAATCTGGTAAAACTATTACCATCGATTTCTGCATTGGTAATGAAAAATTTTTAGGGAAAAAACTCGCTTCACCAACCCTTGAAGCTTTTACTAAATTTTATTATGAAGAGGTTGATGAAAAGGCCAATACCTTCTTTATTGACCCTGATGAAAACAACCCAAAAGCAAAACACGTTTATAAAAAAGCAGGTTTTAAAGAAGTGGCTAATTTTGCTTTTGAGAAAGGCGTTTTTGAAGGAAATAAAGCATCACTAATGATGAAAAAACTAAGTTAA
- a CDS encoding HAMP domain-containing histidine kinase: MTLELKNLLKQYYRFLPTLRNISRISAKRVANIGAHYKSFGAFAIASFFIPYYMWSNPGNIMVLNQDISIFLRFIAGILAFGLIIHDMWPRKLVSYLPLYWHVTLMYSLPFFTTFLFLYNQGTVEWLINVALSLFLLAVLTDWLSFTVLLSIGTTLGYNLYIYLLGSENISQIFSDPHKIHLFFYVTFFSTIIGMLFSRNREILQKSVVDMLELKAKERTKDLEEALLLKKEFLSNLNHEIRTPIMGIIGYCNGLYDNWKEFNEEKKLVILNRLNNSVDRLYTFVDNIFDLSKFETGKMHLQLEKFDIKGAIEEIISDTGNMNIKENLSIKLNIETSTFLIEADRFKTKQVIRNLISNAFKYTSEGNIIISIKNGKEIRKDGSQVKGIVVSVQDEGIGIPDDELELIFDPFSQSTRTKSMAGGRGLSLSVSRKIIEAHLGKIWAVNNKDKGATFAFIIPQKG; this comes from the coding sequence ATGACTTTAGAGTTAAAAAATCTTTTAAAACAATATTATAGGTTCTTACCTACTCTACGTAATATAAGTAGGATTTCTGCTAAAAGAGTCGCAAATATTGGGGCACATTATAAGTCATTTGGAGCTTTCGCGATTGCAAGTTTTTTTATTCCTTACTACATGTGGTCAAACCCTGGAAATATTATGGTTTTAAATCAAGATATTTCAATTTTTTTAAGGTTTATTGCAGGAATACTTGCATTTGGTTTGATTATTCATGACATGTGGCCAAGAAAACTAGTTTCTTACTTACCTCTTTATTGGCATGTGACTTTAATGTATTCCTTACCATTTTTTACTACTTTTTTATTCTTATATAATCAAGGTACGGTTGAGTGGTTAATTAATGTTGCCTTATCCCTTTTCTTACTTGCAGTCCTTACTGATTGGTTAAGTTTCACTGTACTTTTAAGTATAGGAACTACTCTTGGATATAATCTTTATATCTATCTTTTAGGTAGTGAAAATATTAGTCAAATATTTAGCGACCCACATAAGATTCACTTATTTTTCTATGTAACATTTTTCTCGACAATTATCGGTATGTTATTTTCAAGAAATAGAGAAATTTTACAAAAATCAGTAGTAGATATGCTAGAGCTTAAAGCAAAAGAAAGAACTAAAGATTTAGAAGAAGCATTACTTCTCAAAAAAGAATTCTTATCAAATTTAAATCACGAAATTCGTACACCAATTATGGGTATTATTGGTTATTGCAATGGTTTATATGATAATTGGAAAGAGTTTAATGAAGAAAAAAAATTGGTTATATTAAATAGGTTAAATAACTCAGTAGATAGGCTTTATACCTTTGTGGACAATATCTTTGATTTATCCAAATTTGAAACTGGTAAAATGCACCTACAACTTGAAAAATTTGATATTAAAGGGGCTATAGAAGAAATTATTAGTGATACTGGAAATATGAATATTAAAGAGAATTTAAGTATCAAGTTAAATATAGAAACTTCAACTTTTTTAATCGAGGCCGATAGATTTAAAACTAAACAAGTAATAAGAAATCTAATCAGCAATGCTTTTAAATATACTAGTGAAGGAAATATTATAATTTCTATTAAAAACGGTAAAGAAATCAGGAAAGATGGCAGTCAAGTTAAAGGTATTGTGGTTTCAGTACAAGATGAAGGAATTGGTATTCCCGACGATGAATTAGAACTTATATTTGATCCCTTTTCACAAAGTACCAGAACAAAATCAATGGCCGGTGGTCGTGGACTTAGTTTATCAGTTTCACGTAAAATTATTGAAGCACATTTAGGAAAAATTTGGGCCGTGAACAATAAGGATAAAGGTGCTACTTTTGCATTTATAATTCCACAAAAAGGCTAA
- a CDS encoding ankyrin repeat domain-containing protein — protein MQNKELNLKELFLKKELTSEEANFIRAKFEKMGSDKTAEIVIDWFYKGIIKIIQDAQGTRIATYSPAHMIVLHSIDKENLLNVSTPFEETIRPLVNILDDLNEKLGESIIDYVNSPSHGKFLNIATLLACGASPNTNFTTTKTDANGKITQKITQPAVIYAMNENCFNLTKLLLQFHANPNERDNSHRTALHILAKKPNYEFTELFLAYGSDLELRLYKHLPRSSNRVREMLRLIGEPQDFHENNLSPIGDSSIDLALYHNNIGMIKLILKQLNKLPDTKYTLQGFLLLAVKCNRYDIFSHLLSTELKLEFSNDPQTELYMAVQKGDLEKVRELISKCDINDQIINGNTALHLACFKGYAGIVSLLLENGANPNIKNDLGFAPIHLAVTSNIQTITMLKTLLENGADINIQDAMGLTPLHYAASKGHVNIAEFLIDNDADYNIKTNVGNLPYDLINNEKMRDFFKKLEVNIVSNADINIGNIEAFDSKVENVFVTLNLKVFSYKVLKLKLITNFNHLKNNEKATLAHTLNYSVPIDEEARIEGENNQVKLLFKFNLFKNENGLLEVKYCGDEIHTFAVPELVEETNEVEQGFRKDLDETSKKTSELSLNN, from the coding sequence ATGCAAAATAAAGAATTAAATTTAAAAGAACTTTTTTTGAAAAAAGAATTAACATCAGAAGAAGCTAATTTTATTAGAGCGAAATTTGAGAAAATGGGGTCGGATAAAACTGCTGAAATAGTTATAGATTGGTTTTATAAAGGCATAATTAAAATTATTCAGGATGCTCAGGGAACTCGAATTGCAACTTATTCCCCCGCTCATATGATAGTTCTTCATAGTATTGATAAAGAAAATTTATTAAATGTTAGCACTCCTTTTGAAGAAACAATTAGACCGCTGGTAAATATATTAGATGATTTGAATGAAAAATTAGGAGAAAGTATTATTGATTACGTTAACTCTCCAAGTCATGGAAAATTTTTGAATATTGCAACTTTACTTGCTTGTGGAGCCTCACCTAATACAAATTTTACAACTACGAAAACTGACGCTAATGGTAAAATTACTCAAAAAATAACCCAACCTGCGGTAATTTATGCAATGAATGAAAATTGCTTTAATTTAACAAAATTATTATTACAATTTCACGCAAATCCAAATGAACGTGATAATAGCCACCGTACTGCTTTACACATTTTAGCTAAAAAACCTAATTATGAATTTACAGAATTATTTTTAGCTTATGGTTCAGATCTTGAATTAAGACTTTATAAACACTTACCCAGATCAAGTAACAGGGTTAGAGAAATGCTTCGTTTAATAGGTGAACCTCAAGATTTTCATGAAAATAATCTATCCCCTATTGGTGATAGTTCAATCGATTTAGCACTTTATCATAATAATATTGGAATGATTAAACTTATTCTTAAGCAATTAAATAAGTTACCTGATACAAAATATACTTTACAAGGTTTTTTATTGCTTGCAGTTAAATGCAATAGATACGATATATTTTCACATCTACTATCTACTGAATTAAAACTTGAATTTTCTAACGATCCTCAAACTGAGCTGTATATGGCCGTACAAAAAGGTGATTTGGAGAAAGTAAGAGAATTAATTTCTAAATGTGATATAAATGATCAAATAATTAATGGCAATACCGCATTACACTTAGCTTGTTTCAAAGGTTATGCTGGTATTGTGTCACTTCTTTTAGAAAATGGTGCAAACCCTAACATTAAAAATGATCTTGGTTTTGCTCCAATACATTTAGCAGTTACCTCAAATATTCAAACTATTACTATGCTAAAGACTTTACTTGAAAATGGTGCGGATATTAATATTCAGGATGCTATGGGTTTAACACCATTACATTATGCAGCAAGTAAAGGGCACGTCAATATAGCTGAATTTTTAATTGATAATGATGCGGATTATAATATTAAAACTAATGTAGGTAATTTACCATATGATTTAATTAATAATGAAAAAATGAGAGATTTCTTTAAAAAATTAGAGGTAAATATAGTATCTAATGCTGATATAAATATTGGTAATATAGAAGCTTTTGACTCTAAAGTAGAAAATGTATTTGTTACATTAAATCTAAAAGTTTTCTCATATAAAGTTTTAAAGTTAAAATTAATTACCAATTTTAATCATTTAAAAAATAATGAAAAAGCTACACTTGCTCATACGCTAAATTATAGTGTGCCTATTGATGAAGAGGCTCGTATTGAGGGAGAAAATAACCAAGTAAAATTGTTATTTAAATTTAATTTATTTAAAAATGAAAATGGTCTATTAGAAGTTAAATATTGTGGAGATGAAATTCACACCTTTGCTGTTCCTGAACTTGTTGAAGAAACTAACGAAGTAGAACAAGGCTTTAGAAAAGATTTAGATGAGACTTCTAAAAAAACTTCTGAGCTTTCATTAAATAACTAA